A window from Scyliorhinus canicula chromosome 19, sScyCan1.1, whole genome shotgun sequence encodes these proteins:
- the c19h11orf1 gene encoding UPF0686 protein C11orf1 homolog, with product MGIDEIRKMKTLSTQYEHVYRTIYGDSYNKAEKHRAYFRTEPHVYPTHQPELDPPHTKTFAKSCYMLDYLDPALLLNPPSCTDLNTEKNEQLQYCGPPAPSDAEETAEKYELCGSYIPLNPSSLTDAMKSQTWEVPGFCGYHLPTKYPLGLCTARFCEPCRSTVAPSGPDLAACCAPSIP from the exons TACGAACACGTCTATCGTACGATATATGGGGATTCCTATAACAAAGCAGAGAAACATCGTGCAT ATTTTAGAACGGAGCCTCATGTTTATCCCACACACCAACCAGAATTGGACCCTCCTCATACCAAAACATTCGCAAAGAGCTGTTATATGCTGGACTACCTGGATCCTGCACTCCTgttaaaccctccctcctgcaccgacTTGAACACTGAGAAAAACGAGCAGCTACAGTATTGTGGACCCCCTGCTCCATCAGATGCAGAGGAGACTGCAGAGAAGTATGAGTTATGTGGCTCCTACATCCCTCTAAATCCCAGCTCACTGACAGATGCGATGAAAAGCCAGACGTGGGAAGTTCCCGGATTTTGTGGATATCATCTCCCTACAAAGTATCCTTTAGGACTGTGCACAGCAAGGTTTTGTGAACCCTGCAGGTCTACAGTAGCTCCTTCAGGACCAGACCTGGCTGCTTGTTGCGCGCCTTCCATTCCTTGA